The genomic window GGTGGACACATACCATATTTATGTGACGTGTTTTCCACCCAGGTTTGGTCAGAGGGACACGTCCATCCTGATGACCTCCTCTATAGAGCATCCCATGCAACTGCTGGGAAAAAACAGCACTCCCTTGACGCAAAAAGCCGAACTGCGGTCAGTGCCACCCCAAAATCTGAAATACCTTTTTGTTTTATAACAACAAAAGCTATCAAGGCAACGACTGAACTTTCAAAATCTATACATCTATCCATGAAATGGTCATGTGCTCCCTCCCATCTTTCATCTCAGATCAGGAAGACATGCTGATGCTATCTTTACCAACAGCTACAGGAAGGTTCTAGGTCAAATCTCAGCCAGGAAGTTCCTACAGAGCATCATGGGGAAACGGCTACAGTGAGTATTTGCTGTTTATGCAATCTGTCAGTAATGCTATActatagttaagcaataaggccagaggtgTGGTATAAATCCAATATACCGCGGCTAATGGCTGTTCTTAGCACAacacaacgcagagtgcctggacagtCCTTAGCCgcagtatattggccatacatcacaaaccccaaggtgccttattgctattataaactggttaccaacgtaattagagcagtaaaaataaatgttttgtcatacctgtggtatacagtctgatatacaacagctgtcagccaatcagcactcagggctcaaaccacccagtttataattaagtATAGAAGCACTAAAAATATTTATACTGTACTTTATTCTTTTTTCAAACCCAGAGTAGAAGGCCGGAGCTATAATGTGAAATGCCAGTCAGACATTTACGAGGGCACCTACAAACAGGACCTGACATCTGTTCAGAGAAAACAGAGTTACAGGGGACAGCAAAACAATTTCAAGAAGCCAAGGTACAGTTCCCACCCAGTACATGGTTTGGAAATCATGATCTCACTGCAGACAAGTTATCGGTAAGCCTTCAGGGCATACACATACGTTGCCAAATTGTAATCTGTAAAGTGTGTCTCGTGGAAATGCATAGTTGTGATTGAACTGACATTCCTACTTAATGTTCTCTTCCAGACTTCTATGTAGTGAATGTAAGCGAGGACAAAGTGAAGACAAGAAGTGTTTATCTCCAACCCTAATGACctgaaaaaatgtcaaaatacttTAAAAAGCTATTTTCCTATCACAGCTTTGAGTCAAGAAAATCAATGTCGCTCAGTTCATACACTCTGGTAACAATTGTACTAAAGAATATGTAACCACAGTTGTCACAATAAAGCAAAGAGATTTGATATGAGTCCAGTGCATTAATTTTGACTTCCAACTGAAACAAATGCATTGTATAGGCACTATTATTTCAAGGACTTTAGAGTATGATAGAATTAGTGTGTATTGCACCAATAAGAAACAGCAGTACACTCAAATTAATACCCATTTCTTTAATTACAAAAACAGATTTTCTAGGACTGCCCATCTTGTTCAGGGGGGGTCTTTATTGTAATGAGTGAATAGCTCACACCCTCCACAAGTAATTCAGTGAGGAGACAAGCAAATAATTACAGACTTACGATGAACATGTCAGACACCTCAATCAACTTCTATTAAAAGGCCTTGTAAAATTGATGGCTAACTTCTTGATGCAAATTTTTACAAAGCAGTGGTAAGATGGTCACTGAGAAACatgaatgtacaaaaaaaaaaaaatccatccaCATTTCATTTTGAAACCACAAAATTATATCCCCAAGCCCattataaaaacaaacaaaaaaaagggcATTTGCAAAACAGTCAAACAAAAATGAAGTGCAAGGATGGTTAGCGTTACAGACCTCTGTAGGAGCATCTGTGTCAGGAAGCATCTGTCCGATAACTCTACCGAGAACTTTGATTTTAACATTTACTTTCAAATGACGTCAAACTGCATTTCAAATGTTCTATTGGATTCATGGAATAACATGCCTTTGACAGTCTGATGGTTGATGTGTCCTTAAAATGACTCCTTGAAAACCAAAAACGAAGCATCTTAAGTCTCCAATCGTCAGTCATCATTTACTTGCAATTCTGCCAGAGAAGAAAATAGATAAATTAGTACGTTTGTTGTACATGTTAATTATCAGACAAAGACTTTTGAAATAAAatctacagtgagctccaaaagtattgggacagagacatgttgttttggctctgtactccagcactttggatttgaaatgatacaatggctatggaggttaaagtgcagactgtcagctttcatttgagggtattttcatccatataaaaaaaaaaaaaaaaaaaaaaaaaaatcaggtcaaccatttagaaattacagcaattTTTGTACCTAGTTCTCCCCCTCCATTTCAGGGTactaaaagtattgggacaaattcacttgaaTTAAAGTAgtcaagtttagtatttggtcccatatccTAGAACGCAATGATTACGTCACGCTTGTGACTcttcaaacttgttggatgcattttccatgtgttttggttgtgtttcagattattttgtgcccaatagaaatgaatagtAAATAAATGTGGTGCCATTTTGGTTtcatttttattgtaaataaagaTTAGAATGCCTCTAAAACACATCTACATTGGGGATGGTACCATGATCATGGATAATCCCGAATGAAATCGTGAAtaatgaggagagaaagaggcatAAATATAATATCCCCCAAAATGCTAATCTCCCATGTTAACGTAATGTctttggggtatgatatttgtgcgcgTATCTTTCTCACTGaacattattcacgattcattcaggattatccattaTCATGgtggcatccacattaatgtagaagttttAAGAAACATTAGTTTTACAATAAAAAAagtgacaatacattatttactattCATTTCTATTGAGCACAAAATTAAACTGAAATGAGATCTTAAAATGTGAAGCCTGCATGAAAAGTCCTGGATACATTAAAAATCACATCCAATGTGAGAAACTTCATGCATTTTTTTCCAGCATAAAGATGAAGTGTACAGGATTTCACCGCAACAGAATATGAACTGCAGGACAATGAGGATGATAGGATAATGCAGAGCACCACACATGTTGCATCTTTAGAATAACCGTGTACAATGGCAGGCAATATTAAGATTAATAACTGGTGACATGGATAGGATGGAAAAAGTGAGCAAAGATGATTTTATGGTGGGATGAGCAAGATGCTGGTGATTGAGCACTGcaccacacagccatgcattATACAGGGCAATGGGGATGCACTGGGATGCAGTCCATACAGATGCCCTTACTTCAGCATGGAAGACTGGCCCGTTGTTATTAGAAAACAGGCCTTTACCGCAGGCTCCTATATTTTGCCAACCTACTAGTTTGCTCTGCGGCAAtcctgaaagagagagatgtagcaaGGAGTAGGCAGGAGAGTTAGGGAGACAGGAGGGCACTATAGGAGATGGTGGCTAAAGAAAGAAAGTCAGGCTAGTCAAGTTTCATCAATTGTGAAATTAAATCCGCTGACTCCACATCAACCAAAAGGAGCATGAGACTAGAACATGATTAAAAGGACCGGGTCAGAAAGGACAGGAGTAAGGTGCAGTAATTCCACAGTAACACTAGGCAATTAGAGCTTGACGCCTTCAGCCAGTGACACTTATTACCACTGTCTCTCTATGGCCTTTGGAGAGCTCTACATGTGGAAGACTTGAGGGGGAAAATCGCCCACACAGTTCAATCTGGCCAGGCCCTCTCATGCTCCCAGTAGACATACACTCTACAGCGGCGGCTCTACTCTTCTGCTAGCCTGGCAGGGCGAGGGGCACCTGGGGGACACACACTGAGGGGGCAGCGCGTCACAGTAGGCCCTTACACACGATCTCAAGGGCCCTAAGTGAACGTCCGGCAGCCACAATCTCAGAGAAGCACCAAGAGGTCCCAAAGCCCCAGAGTCCTTCTCATATGAAAAGAGGTCAAACTTTCTCCCTGTGGTTAAGAGCTCTCTAGGCAGAAAATCTCTGCCAGTCTGTGTTGCGAAAGCTAACAGAAGCCATACCTCTTGACTGCTTTCTGGGCCAGCATGCGGTTTCCAGCCAGGAAGGTGAGACTGCCGATGATGGCCAGGTACTTGAGGGTCTGGAACATGTTGAGGTGAGTCCAGTAGACGTACATCAGTCCCAGCATGCCTGAAACATCGCAATAAACAAGAGTAAAGGTGATAAACTAGGAAAGAGAGATCGGTGGAGTGACAATGCCAGTAGTTTCCATTGTAATCCATGTCTCAGAACTCCGTACTCACATGCGTGGCCCACATGGAAGAGGACAGCGCTGGGGGAGAGGCTGAAGTTTGAGATGTTGGCCCCAAGTTTGAACCACTGAACAGAGAGGGGGGCGAGAACAAGAGAATATTGTTCATGGACGACGGCAGTACAACAAAAGGTctggaaattgattaatttacaATGGAAGCCTTTCGCAGTATGGACAATGTCATCACGCAACGGTGTCAGAAATTATATACAGCATCACTATTGTCATTTCAAATCAAAACAAGTGTTATCCAAAAATCAAGGTTTTATTCTAAAGGGCCTTGCTAAACAGAAAAGACAGTGAAGAGGCAGATATGAAAATGTTCTAAAAGAAACCTTTAGACCTTCAAACAATTTCAAACTTGAAGAAGTAAAGAGTGTCACCAGAATAAGCAGCAGCAGGAAGGGTGAGAGGACGAGGGCTGTGAAGGCGTTGGACACCACTGTGGGTGGCTTCTTCTCTGGCTCCCGGAACAAGTGCTACACACGACAAGAACATCAGGTCAAGTCCACCTATTTGTTTCGACGACCACGCACAACATGGACATTGGCGTAATCGTTAACCCAAAACCGTAGCAAAacggaaaacatgtttttattggacaaattcaggtagttcCCGCCCCATTttgttcctagtgaatacaccccagctaTTCATCTATTTATTTGTCAGGGACCACGCACAACATGGATATTGCACCAGAGTTAGCTTAGCTATATAACTCATTTCAAGCTATGACTAGCAACCAGAAGACTAGAGAAGCAAACTAATGTGCTAGATTGATATGCAAGACTTGTTCTTTACCTGGATATCTGGCTTAGGCATGTAAAGGGTCTTAGATTGGATGGCTGCTGGGGCCTCCTCATCAAGGAACTTCAAGACAACGTCAGCCACGTTCCACAGAATGGGGTTCTCCAAGGTGGCATCTCCCACAATGAGGTGGAGGGCATATGTTCCAGACATTGAGTCAAACTCAGACTTTCTCTCTGCTGTGTCCAGCTCAAACTTGTAAAGGTTCTTACTGTCAGGCTCGGCCACAAACACAACCTCCTGGCCAGTTTTATGATTGTGCAACCTCACAAAGGTCTGGAGAGAAAGACAATAACAATACTCAAGAGATATAATAGCACAATGTTGACAGAAAGAGAATATGAATATAAAAATGTAGAACCACAGGAAAAGCTAGATACCTGATGGGGCGTGAGCTCTACTCCAGTGTTGACATCCACTAACTGGAAAGTCATGGCAATGTTCTGGTGGCTGTCTGCAGTAAAGGAACCCTTGGCCTTGAAGGGATAGTCCACCCTGGAaatgaatttgtatttatttatatatattgtgTGGCTAATGGGTAGGGCCATGAGTTTTCCCTGACCATATAACCTGCAGGAAATGACTCTGGGTCTTAGTTATGGGTCTGACAAGGGCAGTATTAAAAGGGCTTCATATACGAGATTGGGCTCTCTAACCTGGATGTCTTGGTGCCGATGCTCTGGTCCTTATCCACTACAGACAGGTCCATATTAGTGATGGCCACCTCAGTGGACACCTTCACTTTTAGCTGAAGGCatgtggggaagagagagagatgcaggaaAATGAGAAATTCAAGGGAATTCATATGCAAATTTCAGGGTGATTAGTGTCACATTTATGGTGAATTAGTGTCAGGgagagtaaaagtaaatgcttgAGGTTAATGGCTTTGACACATGGTTAAGTAACAAAGGTTTGTAAGCTAATGAAAGCGGCTACTAAGTAAGAATCCTCAATTTCGAGCACATTGAACTGCTAACCTTTTGGCAAAAGCGAAAGGCAACTGACTTAACTTACAAGAACTGTAACTACTCACAATTACAAATCCAAAActatatacagggcattcggaaagtattcagaccacttgactttccAATTTGttccattacagccttattctaaaattgattaaattgttttttcccccccctcaccaatctacacacaataccacaaatgacaaagcaaacaggtttagaaatgttggcacattttttacaaataaaaacactgaaatattacataagtactcagaccctttactcagtattttgttgaagcacaggctctgactgggccactcaaggacattcagagactagtcccgaagccactccagcgttgtcttggctgtgtgcttagggtcgttgtcctgttggaaggtgaaccttcgccccagtctgaggtcctgagcaggttttcatcaaggatctctgtactttgctctgttcatctttccctcaatcctgactagtctcccagtccctgatgctgaaaaacatcctaaaagcattatgctgccaccaccatgcttcactgtagggatggtgccaggtttcctccagacatgacgcttggcattcaggccaaagagttcaatcttggtttcatcagaccagagaatcgtgtttctcatggtctgagagtcctttaggtgccttttggcaaactccaagcgggctgtcacgtgccttttactgaggagtggcttcagtctagCCACTCatccataaaggcctaattggtggaatgctgcagagatggttgtctttctggaaggttctcccatctccacagaggaactctgaagctctgtccgactgaccatcagattcttggtcacctccctgaccaaggcccttctccaccgattgctcagtttggccgggaggccagctctaggaagagtcttggaggttccaaacttcttccatttaagaatgatggaggccactgtgttcttggggaccttcaatgctgcagaaatgttttcgtacccttccccagatctgtgccttaacacaatcctgtctcggagctctactgacaattccttcgacctcatggcttggtttttgctctgacatgcactgtcaactgtgggaccttatatagacaggtgtgtgcctttccaaatcatgtccaatcaattgcatttaccacaggtggactccaatcaagtggtagaaacatctcaaagatgatcaatggaaacaggatgcacctgagctccatttcgagtctcacagcaaagtgtctgaatacttgggtaaataaggtatccgtttttgtctttgtaatacatttgccaacattcctaaaaagctgttttcgctttgtcattatggggtagcgtgtgtagattgatgggacatttttttaaataagggtgtaacgtaacaaaatgtcataaaagtctaggggtctgaatactttccaaatgcactgtaccttTTATACTTGGTGATGAGTGAACCATGCCCCCATTTTGGAAAAATGTAAACTGGCATAAACTTCCAAATAATATAGAAGATCGTTTATCTTGCAAGTAAGCGGGTACAAAATGATTCCCAATACATTTTCTCTTGAAAAGATGGCCAGCTCACCTCAACCTGACTGGCAACCAATCGGGTGTCCCCGGTAATAGCCACAGAGAACTGGTAATAtccactggctggctggctagtcatGAAGTTCAGTTCAAAAATGCCACTGTAAAACAGGTAGAAATAATTATTATACACTACAAACACTGCAACGCAGACATTCACAAATCATCCATATTAAAAATCAACACAACTAGCAACATTAGTGCCCAGACAAATTCTAATCTTTCTGTCTATCAAACTTACTCCCTGAGGGAGAAAGGTGCCTGGGTGAGTATGACGTTCTTAGAGACCACAGCTTGAGCAGATTCCACCGCCACACTGGCTGAGGCAAGAGGATTGGAGAGGACGTCAGTCACCAGAAGCTGTGGTAAAGACAAGGAGGCAGAAAGATGTCAGTGAAAAGAAAAGCATAATGTGAGAGAGAAGACCATTGCTCAGTGGTTGactagagcagggtttcccaaattcGGTCCTGCCTCCCCCcgggtgcacatttagttttttgcccaAGCACTGCACAAATATTTAAAGCTTGATGATGATTATTTGAAATCAGCTGTCTAGTGCAAAAACATGCACCCGGGGCCCATGCGAAAACCTTCAAATGTGTCTCAAATTGATAAAGACCAAGTAATGGACATAAAAAATGAAGTGTAGTCAGTCACTGATTTAGAAACACCGGTCATAGTGGAGTGTACCTGCAGGATTGGCTGGTTGTGGGAGACGGTGGCAGGCCCCTGGGTGCTGACGATGACTGGCACCTGGAAGCGGTTGTTGGAGAGGGCGGCAGCAGCACAGGCTACGCTGAACGCCTCAGACAGGGATTGCCAGGACTTCTTACTGAACACAGAGTTCACCAGCTGGATCACCTGGTCCTGTGAGGAAAAAGGCTCACATTAGTTTTCACATGCATAGTTATTTTAAAATAGGTAGGTTGGTGTTGTTATTCTAGATTTCTATTATCAAGTATTATACAGAGGACTAATACCTGACATGTTCAGGAAAAATCCCTGGCCCTACTCGTGCAGCCTGCTTTCCTTCAACTCCCCTGCATCAATCTACCACCCACATCAATTGTGAGAGCAGTTTACCTCTTTCAGAGGAGGCTctgtgtccacatggtctgagagTGTGTAGGCTGCTGTCACAAACAGGGCAGTTGCCTCAAGTCCCTCCTCGAACTGGAGGTACACTCCACCCAAGTCATCCAATCGTGCTGCAAGATCCTTAAGAGGGAGATTAAGGTTAAAATACAACACCTCTGCTTAAGAAACCAGTTTGAGTAATTAGTAACTTTGTAAAGTAATTTACCAGACTAAACCTGCAGCACAGCACCACCTGGTGGACTTGTGAAACTCACCTCAATCTCCTCCAGGATTCCTCCAAAATCAGCCTGCTGGGAGAGACGGGTAGCAGTCTGGAGTGCCGTGGTGATCCTGTAAAGAACAGTCACAATACAATGACAAAACATATCATGGCTTTAGATCCATGTCCATAGGAATATCTTCTGTTCAAAACCGGAGTTTGTTTGAAATGATTCAAAGTAACAATTAAGTTCAGAAGCTTATTTCTACCAGTTAAACATGGCAGATCTCCCAAAAGATCAAAGAAATTATCCAGCAGCAAGTCTGTTCCACCTGCCAGGCTAGCAGGTATTACTCACGCCAAGACGTTGTCCTCTTTAGCAATACGGGCGACCAGGGCACCGACGACTTCCTGTGAAGCCAGAGGAAGCCCTAGGGAACTGAGGGCGCTAACAGCTCTGAAGATCTGTGTGACTGTAGAGTCCTCACTGACTGCTGCCAGAAGGATGTCACGGGTCTCATTGGACACCGGGATCTAAAAGAGGATGAATAAACAAGTCAACAGAACCAAGCTGTTAGTGAAGAATTCACTGGCAGAGCACCCAAAAGCACAAACAAATGTTCGCCGGTTCATCTTGATGGAGGAGCAAATTACATGTTTCGTTAATTTAAAATCAAGCACCCAATACAAGTACCTACCTCACAGTCTGAGATGGCCTGACTGGCCTCAGCAGCAAAGAAGAGGGAGTCGACACTCATGGGGTCCAGTTGGGCCTTCAAGAAATGACAGGCATCCTGCAAAAGGAAAAACAAGGATTTGATGAGGCAACAAACTACTAGTGTCTCCCTTGGATTTTTTCTGGAGTGGAAAACATTGTGGACGTGAATAGCAAAGGTGCAAACTTAACACTAGTGCAAACATGTCATAGGCTACATGTTTTGGGTACTCCAGTCAAGCCCATTTACTTCAATACTTAGTAGCCCATTTGCTTACATTTTCATCAGCAACTGAGGCTCCAAGCTTGCTTAGACCAACAATCGAGTAGTATGCTGATGCCAGGTCTGTGAAGGGTTGGCTCAGGAGAGCTTGAAGTCTAGCAACGTCTGACAGGGAAAGGTGATGGGATGGGGTCAGAGCCTGGGCTCCGAGAGCCACGGTGAGGAGGACCAAGCTGAACAAACCTGTGGGCACATACATGATGGTTACAGGAAATATTGCAACGGTTTTAAACGTGTGAAGTAGTTCGTAGACTCAATCATGCAGCCATTACACAGAAACCCATGCAATACAGCCCATTCCTTAACTAGAGGAACcagctagttatctagctaactAATTTAACTAGCTAACCAGCCAACGTGAGCGAGAGATTTCAAACTCACTAGACATATTACAGACAACGCTAGTTCGTATACAATCCAATGGTCTTCATGATGATGTACCCGTAAAATACATGTCTAGCAAGATCTTGCTTGCTAGTTACGACAACCGCTAGCTTACTAACGTTCGCTTCCATTGGCATGGTCCTGTCACTCCAAATCCATTACATACATGCACGCGCCATTTATAGACTACGAAAACTCCGGTAATATAAAATCCCCGCTAGATTATATTACTAAATTATAATAACAACCATTAATATGAAGTGTACTTACATTGTATTTAGGCCAAACAAAACCCTAAAATACTTACGAGGTTGGGCCATTTCTTGTCGTCTAATGCAGCGTCACCAAAGAGCCGGAATTGCTTCCGGGATCCAAGCCTTGGACACTACCATTTCAAAGACAAGGGGTGGTAATTGCATTTTCAGACTTGGTATGTATTATTATTAGACACGTACCTTTCACATAACGTATTGTGTCCAACTACactacaataaaataaaatgtttaaatcgCATATCCTCAGATGCTTTGTTTTATTCCATGCTCAATCTAACAGTCGTTACCCCTATTCGTGTAATTGGTTACAACCAACTCCTGCAAATGAATGAACTTGTTCAGATATCAGAACCAGAGTTTTGTTGGACCATCTGACATTTGGGCGAGAATAATTTGCGTTttgaaatataaaataaaataatctcGTATAATATCCGCAAATATTGTACATTTACATTCAAATTTTGTTTCAGTGCCGTTCAAACGTTACCGGGCTCCCGTGGCCGCCCCTCAAAACAAAAAGGGGCATTGTGTCCGtttttcattggtcctcaacaAGAAACAAACCAGTCTCTCAAAATACTAATCTGGCCCAATCTATGATTTATCAGAAAATCAATAGTTCACCAACCTACTAGGTCAATAAAAGGCAACTTCTAAGATGGCATCATAGATTTATTACTTGTTCAATCACACATTGTTTAAATGCAAGAACAATTTTACAAATTGTTgataaaattatatatatttttacattagtCAGCAGATGATTTACTCATACATCTTGTTATCTGCAAGCATACAATTATCTGTTTTCAGCAGAAACATTGTGTAATTCAAAGCACCATAATCTTATCAAATCTATACAATTCTGGACATGGGAATAGGGCAACCTGAGTGTATGACGATTCTTCTAGTGATTCATATTCACATCACATTCTTCTATTCTTAATAAAATAGTGGCCTATAATAAACCTTAGATTGGCTAGTAGACTACATAACGTAAAAATAGATTATAGGAAACAAACATTTTAGCAACCCCTCAACAACTCTCTGTTCACTTGTGTCAACTTGTTTCCATTCATTACTGATTGATCAAGTAATCAAATGCACGGGACAGTTACAACCGAAACTCAATACTGATTGATGTCAGTGCAAAATGACATGTATACTTGAGATATCAAAATGAAAACATTATGATAGACCTTTACATTACTTTTGAGTATGACAAACGTGATGCAAGTATGGATTATTCAATTGTTGATGGACTGTGGTAAAACTTACTAGGAAATGGTGTGTGTAGATTCAAACAGCATTACATTTGGAAAAACTTGAAATAACAAAGTTGCCCTACAATAAACATTTTTTCAAGTATCCACTACTTCAGTTCAGTTGAGCTTGCTCAACATAGCACTGCatcaaaaaaacatttacaaaaccTTTTAGAAACCTATAACAAACATAACCTTGCTATGAAAGAATACCAACACAATAAGTTTTGAATAGTCACATTAAACACGTTTAACACAATGAAGATGTCTGCACAGCAGAGTTATGCCACATTCACGTCCTCGTCAGAACTTCCTATTTCTTAGTTGTGATGACGGAAATACGACTTTGTTTCATTCATGAACTTTTTGGTCAGAACAATTCTTCAACCAAAGCTTGATAAACTAGCTACTTTGCTAATAATAAACAGCTAGCTTGCTTAACATTGACAATATCGTCAAACTAGCTACATTCTCCATATTGATAAGGTTGGTAGTTGTCAAAAACTGATGTCATCTTTTGTTTGAAAAGGTAAAAGAACACTGGTGAAACATCACAACGCTGCAACAACATTTTCTCACTTGTAATCCAactatttatttaacccttattccACCAGGTAAGtcg from Salmo trutta chromosome 16, fSalTru1.1, whole genome shotgun sequence includes these protein-coding regions:
- the ghrh gene encoding somatoliberin isoform X2 — protein: MMMDRAVLLVFCCLVMSVSVAPLYPSIRHFLLFGQRDTSILMTSSIEHPMQLLGKNSTPLTQKAELRSGRHADAIFTNSYRKVLGQISARKFLQSIMGKRLQVEGRSYNVKCQSDIYEGTYKQDLTSVQRKQSYRGQQNNFKKPRLLCSECKRGQSEDKKCLSPTLMT
- the ghrh gene encoding somatoliberin isoform X1 translates to MTSSIEHPMQLLGKNSTPLTQKAELRSGRHADAIFTNSYRKVLGQISARKFLQSIMGKRLQVEGRSYNVKCQSDIYEGTYKQDLTSVQRKQSYRGQQNNFKKPRLLCSECKRGQSEDKKCLSPTLMT
- the rpn2 gene encoding dolichyl-diphosphooligosaccharide--protein glycosyltransferase subunit 2 isoform X3, whose translation is MAQPRLFSLVLLTVALGAQALTPSHHLSLSDVARLQALLSQPFTDLASAYYSIVGLSKLGASVADENDACHFLKAQLDPMSVDSLFFAAEASQAISDCEIPVSNETRDILLAAVSEDSTVTQIFRAVSALSSLGLPLASQEVVGALVARIAKEDNVLAITTALQTATRLSQQADFGGILEEIEDLAARLDDLGGVYLQFEEGLEATALFVTAAYTLSDHVDTEPPLKEDQVIQLVNSVFSKKSWQSLSEAFSVACAAAALSNNRFQVPVIVSTQGPATVSHNQPILQLLVTDVLSNPLASASVAVESAQAVVSKNVILTQAPFSLRDGIFELNFMTSQPASGYYQFSVAITGDTRLVASQVELKVKVSTEVAITNMDLSVVDKDQSIGTKTSRVDYPFKAKGSFTADSHQNIAMTFQLVDVNTGVELTPHQTFVRLHNHKTGQEVVFVAEPDSKNLYKFELDTAERKSEFDSMSGTYALHLIVGDATLENPILWNVADVVLKFLDEEAPAAIQSKTLYMPKPDIQHLFREPEKKPPTVVSNAFTALVLSPFLLLLILWFKLGANISNFSLSPSAVLFHVGHACMLGLMYVYWTHLNMFQTLKYLAIIGSLTFLAGNRMLAQKAVKRIASK
- the rpn2 gene encoding dolichyl-diphosphooligosaccharide--protein glycosyltransferase subunit 2 isoform X1: MAQPRLFSLVLLTVALGAQALTPSHHLSLSDVARLQALLSQPFTDLASAYYSIVGLSKLGASVADENDACHFLKAQLDPMSVDSLFFAAEASQAISDCEIPVSNETRDILLAAVSEDSTVTQIFRAVSALSSLGLPLASQEVVGALVARIAKEDNVLAITTALQTATRLSQQADFGGILEEIEDLAARLDDLGGVYLQFEEGLEATALFVTAAYTLSDHVDTEPPLKEDQVIQLVNSVFSKKSWQSLSEAFSVACAAAALSNNRFQVPVIVSTQGPATVSHNQPILQLLVTDVLSNPLASASVAVESAQAVVSKNVILTQAPFSLRDGIFELNFMTSQPASGYYQFSVAITGDTRLVASQVELKVKVSTEVAITNMDLSVVDKDQSIGTKTSRVDYPFKAKGSFTADSHQNIAMTFQLVDVNTGVELTPHQTFVRLHNHKTGQEVVFVAEPDSKNLYKFELDTAERKSEFDSMSGTYALHLIVGDATLENPILWNVADVVLKFLDEEAPAAIQSKTLYMPKPDIQHLFREPEKKPPTVVSNAFTALVLSPFLLLLILWFKLGANISNFSLSPSAVLFHVGHACMLGLMYVYWTHLNMFQTLKYLAIIGSLTFLAGNRMLAQKAVKRIAAEQTSRLAKYRSLR
- the rpn2 gene encoding dolichyl-diphosphooligosaccharide--protein glycosyltransferase subunit 2 isoform X2, translated to MSSLFSLVLLTVALGAQALTPSHHLSLSDVARLQALLSQPFTDLASAYYSIVGLSKLGASVADENDACHFLKAQLDPMSVDSLFFAAEASQAISDCEIPVSNETRDILLAAVSEDSTVTQIFRAVSALSSLGLPLASQEVVGALVARIAKEDNVLAITTALQTATRLSQQADFGGILEEIEDLAARLDDLGGVYLQFEEGLEATALFVTAAYTLSDHVDTEPPLKEDQVIQLVNSVFSKKSWQSLSEAFSVACAAAALSNNRFQVPVIVSTQGPATVSHNQPILQLLVTDVLSNPLASASVAVESAQAVVSKNVILTQAPFSLRDGIFELNFMTSQPASGYYQFSVAITGDTRLVASQVELKVKVSTEVAITNMDLSVVDKDQSIGTKTSRVDYPFKAKGSFTADSHQNIAMTFQLVDVNTGVELTPHQTFVRLHNHKTGQEVVFVAEPDSKNLYKFELDTAERKSEFDSMSGTYALHLIVGDATLENPILWNVADVVLKFLDEEAPAAIQSKTLYMPKPDIQHLFREPEKKPPTVVSNAFTALVLSPFLLLLILWFKLGANISNFSLSPSAVLFHVGHACMLGLMYVYWTHLNMFQTLKYLAIIGSLTFLAGNRMLAQKAVKRIAAEQTSRLAKYRSLR